Proteins co-encoded in one Solea senegalensis isolate Sse05_10M linkage group LG8, IFAPA_SoseM_1, whole genome shotgun sequence genomic window:
- the atg16l1 gene encoding autophagy-related protein 16-1 isoform X4, whose amino-acid sequence MAERLVECAWKRHVSEQLKHRDRVQRHAFEEIVHHYHRLLEKSDLQTVLTERYQSDKYDVQRGHETSSGADASRNDALQQEMAQMRIKHQEELTELHKKRGELAQSVIELNNQIQLKDKEIQSNEAKLSEYQQQIDNLEGDCRELRNYLQDLERANQTLKDEYDALQITFAALEGKLRKTTEDNQELVSRWMAEKAQEANRLNAENEKEGRRRQAKLQKELADAAKEPLPIEPDDDIEVLDPGKGGEASPNRPLSRTPRRRSTNSFSTSPENTETPSGVCADVRVPSTALHVFEAHEGEVNAVRFSPGSRLLATGGMDRRVKLWEVVAGRCECKGALTGSNAGITSIEFDSAGSYLLAASNDFASRIWTVDDYRLRHTLTGHSGKVLSARFLLDNARIVSGSYDRTLKLWDLRSKVCMKTVFAGSSCNDIVCTEQCVMSGHFDKKVRFWDIRAESIVRDLELQGRVTSLDLNHDRTELLTCSRDDVIKIIDLRTNAIRQTLRAQGFKCGADWTRVTFSPDGSYVAGGSADGALYVWNVLTGKVDRTLDRNHNSAINAVSWSPSGAFVASVEKGSKAILWSDM is encoded by the exons ATGGCGGAGCGGCTGGTGGAATGTGCGTGGAAGAGACACGTGTCGGAACAGCTGAAGCACAGAGACCGAGTGCAGAGACACGCCTTTGAGGAAATTGTCCACCACT ATCATAGACTACTTGAGAAGTCTGACCTCCAGACTGTCCTGACAGAGCGATACCAGAGTGACAAATATGATGTCCAGAGGGGACATGAGACCAG TTCTGGGGCGGACGCAAGTCGCAACGATGCTTTGCAGCAGGAGATGGCTCAGATGAGAATCAAACATCAGGAGGAACTAACGGAGCTACATAAGAAGCGGGGAGAG CTTGCTCAGAGTGTGATCGAACTGAACAACCAGATTCAACTGAAGGACAAAGAGATCCAGAGCAATGAAGCCAA GTTAAGTGAGTATCAGCAGCAGATCGATAACCTTGAGGGCGACTGTCGGGAACTCAGGAACTACCTGCAG GACCTGGAGCGAGCCAATCAGACGCTAAAGGACGAGTATGACGCCCTGCAGATCACTTTTGCCGCCCTGGAGGGCAAACTGAGGAAGACAACAGAGGACAACCAGGAATTGGTCTCACGCTGGATGGCCGAGAAGGCTCAGGAAGCCAACCGGCTAAACGCCGAGAACGAGAAGGAAGGCAG ACGCAGACAGGCTAAACTACAGAAGGAGCTGGCAGATGCTGCCAAGGAGCCGCTGCCCATTGAGCC GGATGACGACATTGAGGTCCTGGACCCAGGGAAGGGAGGAGAGGCATCACCCAACAGACCACTTAGCAGGACACCCAG ACGTCGATCAACAAACTCATTCAGCACTTCACCCGAAAACACGGAGACACCGTCGGGAGTGTGCGCGGATGTTCGAGTCCCATCCACTGCTCTGCACGTCTTT gaagCACATGAAGGCGAGGTGAACGCAGTCAGGTTCAGCCCTGGCTCTCGTCTCCTGGCAACAGGAGGGATGGACCGCAGGGTGAAGCTGTGGGAGGTTGTTGCAG GTCGTTGTGAGTGTAAAGGAGCTTTAACTGGCAGTAACGCGGGAATCACCAGCATCGAGTTTGATAGTGCT GGTTCGTACCTGCTTGCTGCCTCAAATGATTTTGCTAGTCGCATCTGGACAGTGGACGACTACAGACTGAGG CACACCCTGACAGGTCACAGTGGGAAGGTTCTTTCAGCTCGTTTCCTATTGGACAACGCACGCATCGTTTCTGGAAGCTACGACCGAACTCTTAAACTGTGGGACCTGCGCAGCAAAGTTT GTATGAAAACGGTGTTTGCTGGCTCCAGCTGTAACGATATTGTGTGTACAGAGCAGTGTGTGATGAGTGGACACTTTGACAAGAAGGTTCGATTCTGGGACATCAG AGCAGAGAGCATCGTCAGGGACCTGGAGCTTCAGGGCAGAGTCACATCTCTGGATCTGAACCACGACAGAACTGAGCTGCTCACCTGCTCCAGAGACGATGTCATCAAGATCATTGACCTGCGCACCAATGCCATCAGACAAACcctcag agctCAGGGCTTTAAGTGTGGAGCTGATTGGACCAGAGTCACCTTCAG tccagacGGTAGTTATGTGGCAGGAGGATCAGCTGATGGCGCGCTGTATGTGTGGAATGTCCTGACGGGGAAGGTGGACCGGACTCTGGACCGGAACCACAA
- the atg16l1 gene encoding autophagy-related protein 16-1 isoform X3: protein MAERLVECAWKRHVSEQLKHRDRVQRHAFEEIVHHYHRLLEKSDLQTVLTERYQSDKYDVQRGHETSSGADASRNDALQQEMAQMRIKHQEELTELHKKRGELAQSVIELNNQIQLKDKEIQSNEAKLSEYQQQIDNLEGDCRELRNYLQDLERANQTLKDEYDALQITFAALEGKLRKTTEDNQELVSRWMAEKAQEANRLNAENEKEGRRRQAKLQKELADAAKEPLPIEPDDDIEVLDPGKGGEASPNRPLSRTPSRRRSTNSFSTSPENTETPSGVCADVRVPSTALHVFEAHEGEVNAVRFSPGSRLLATGGMDRRVKLWEVVAGRCECKGALTGSNAGITSIEFDSAGSYLLAASNDFASRIWTVDDYRLRHTLTGHSGKVLSARFLLDNARIVSGSYDRTLKLWDLRSKVCMKTVFAGSSCNDIVCTEQCVMSGHFDKKVRFWDIRAESIVRDLELQGRVTSLDLNHDRTELLTCSRDDVIKIIDLRTNAIRQTLRAQGFKCGADWTRVTFSPDGSYVAGGSADGALYVWNVLTGKVDRTLDRNHNSAINAVSWSPSGAFVASVEKGSKAILWSDM, encoded by the exons ATGGCGGAGCGGCTGGTGGAATGTGCGTGGAAGAGACACGTGTCGGAACAGCTGAAGCACAGAGACCGAGTGCAGAGACACGCCTTTGAGGAAATTGTCCACCACT ATCATAGACTACTTGAGAAGTCTGACCTCCAGACTGTCCTGACAGAGCGATACCAGAGTGACAAATATGATGTCCAGAGGGGACATGAGACCAG TTCTGGGGCGGACGCAAGTCGCAACGATGCTTTGCAGCAGGAGATGGCTCAGATGAGAATCAAACATCAGGAGGAACTAACGGAGCTACATAAGAAGCGGGGAGAG CTTGCTCAGAGTGTGATCGAACTGAACAACCAGATTCAACTGAAGGACAAAGAGATCCAGAGCAATGAAGCCAA GTTAAGTGAGTATCAGCAGCAGATCGATAACCTTGAGGGCGACTGTCGGGAACTCAGGAACTACCTGCAG GACCTGGAGCGAGCCAATCAGACGCTAAAGGACGAGTATGACGCCCTGCAGATCACTTTTGCCGCCCTGGAGGGCAAACTGAGGAAGACAACAGAGGACAACCAGGAATTGGTCTCACGCTGGATGGCCGAGAAGGCTCAGGAAGCCAACCGGCTAAACGCCGAGAACGAGAAGGAAGGCAG ACGCAGACAGGCTAAACTACAGAAGGAGCTGGCAGATGCTGCCAAGGAGCCGCTGCCCATTGAGCC GGATGACGACATTGAGGTCCTGGACCCAGGGAAGGGAGGAGAGGCATCACCCAACAGACCACTTAGCAGGACACCCAG CAGACGTCGATCAACAAACTCATTCAGCACTTCACCCGAAAACACGGAGACACCGTCGGGAGTGTGCGCGGATGTTCGAGTCCCATCCACTGCTCTGCACGTCTTT gaagCACATGAAGGCGAGGTGAACGCAGTCAGGTTCAGCCCTGGCTCTCGTCTCCTGGCAACAGGAGGGATGGACCGCAGGGTGAAGCTGTGGGAGGTTGTTGCAG GTCGTTGTGAGTGTAAAGGAGCTTTAACTGGCAGTAACGCGGGAATCACCAGCATCGAGTTTGATAGTGCT GGTTCGTACCTGCTTGCTGCCTCAAATGATTTTGCTAGTCGCATCTGGACAGTGGACGACTACAGACTGAGG CACACCCTGACAGGTCACAGTGGGAAGGTTCTTTCAGCTCGTTTCCTATTGGACAACGCACGCATCGTTTCTGGAAGCTACGACCGAACTCTTAAACTGTGGGACCTGCGCAGCAAAGTTT GTATGAAAACGGTGTTTGCTGGCTCCAGCTGTAACGATATTGTGTGTACAGAGCAGTGTGTGATGAGTGGACACTTTGACAAGAAGGTTCGATTCTGGGACATCAG AGCAGAGAGCATCGTCAGGGACCTGGAGCTTCAGGGCAGAGTCACATCTCTGGATCTGAACCACGACAGAACTGAGCTGCTCACCTGCTCCAGAGACGATGTCATCAAGATCATTGACCTGCGCACCAATGCCATCAGACAAACcctcag agctCAGGGCTTTAAGTGTGGAGCTGATTGGACCAGAGTCACCTTCAG tccagacGGTAGTTATGTGGCAGGAGGATCAGCTGATGGCGCGCTGTATGTGTGGAATGTCCTGACGGGGAAGGTGGACCGGACTCTGGACCGGAACCACAA
- the atg16l1 gene encoding autophagy-related protein 16-1 isoform X2: MAERLVECAWKRHVSEQLKHRDRVQRHAFEEIVHHYHRLLEKSDLQTVLTERYQSDKYDVQRGHETSSGADASRNDALQQEMAQMRIKHQEELTELHKKRGELAQSVIELNNQIQLKDKEIQSNEAKLSEYQQQIDNLEGDCRELRNYLQDLERANQTLKDEYDALQITFAALEGKLRKTTEDNQELVSRWMAEKAQEANRLNAENEKEGRRRQAKLQKELADAAKEPLPIEPDDDIEVLDPGKGGEASPNRPLSRTPSKKISQPPPGGLLDSISNIFGRRSTNSFSTSPENTETPSGVCADVRVPSTALHVFEAHEGEVNAVRFSPGSRLLATGGMDRRVKLWEVVAGRCECKGALTGSNAGITSIEFDSAGSYLLAASNDFASRIWTVDDYRLRHTLTGHSGKVLSARFLLDNARIVSGSYDRTLKLWDLRSKVCMKTVFAGSSCNDIVCTEQCVMSGHFDKKVRFWDIRAESIVRDLELQGRVTSLDLNHDRTELLTCSRDDVIKIIDLRTNAIRQTLRAQGFKCGADWTRVTFSPDGSYVAGGSADGALYVWNVLTGKVDRTLDRNHNSAINAVSWSPSGAFVASVEKGSKAILWSDM, encoded by the exons ATGGCGGAGCGGCTGGTGGAATGTGCGTGGAAGAGACACGTGTCGGAACAGCTGAAGCACAGAGACCGAGTGCAGAGACACGCCTTTGAGGAAATTGTCCACCACT ATCATAGACTACTTGAGAAGTCTGACCTCCAGACTGTCCTGACAGAGCGATACCAGAGTGACAAATATGATGTCCAGAGGGGACATGAGACCAG TTCTGGGGCGGACGCAAGTCGCAACGATGCTTTGCAGCAGGAGATGGCTCAGATGAGAATCAAACATCAGGAGGAACTAACGGAGCTACATAAGAAGCGGGGAGAG CTTGCTCAGAGTGTGATCGAACTGAACAACCAGATTCAACTGAAGGACAAAGAGATCCAGAGCAATGAAGCCAA GTTAAGTGAGTATCAGCAGCAGATCGATAACCTTGAGGGCGACTGTCGGGAACTCAGGAACTACCTGCAG GACCTGGAGCGAGCCAATCAGACGCTAAAGGACGAGTATGACGCCCTGCAGATCACTTTTGCCGCCCTGGAGGGCAAACTGAGGAAGACAACAGAGGACAACCAGGAATTGGTCTCACGCTGGATGGCCGAGAAGGCTCAGGAAGCCAACCGGCTAAACGCCGAGAACGAGAAGGAAGGCAG ACGCAGACAGGCTAAACTACAGAAGGAGCTGGCAGATGCTGCCAAGGAGCCGCTGCCCATTGAGCC GGATGACGACATTGAGGTCCTGGACCCAGGGAAGGGAGGAGAGGCATCACCCAACAGACCACTTAGCAGGACACCCAG TAAGAAAATATCTCAGCCACCCCCTGGTGGTCTCCTAGACTCCATCTCCAACATCTTTGG ACGTCGATCAACAAACTCATTCAGCACTTCACCCGAAAACACGGAGACACCGTCGGGAGTGTGCGCGGATGTTCGAGTCCCATCCACTGCTCTGCACGTCTTT gaagCACATGAAGGCGAGGTGAACGCAGTCAGGTTCAGCCCTGGCTCTCGTCTCCTGGCAACAGGAGGGATGGACCGCAGGGTGAAGCTGTGGGAGGTTGTTGCAG GTCGTTGTGAGTGTAAAGGAGCTTTAACTGGCAGTAACGCGGGAATCACCAGCATCGAGTTTGATAGTGCT GGTTCGTACCTGCTTGCTGCCTCAAATGATTTTGCTAGTCGCATCTGGACAGTGGACGACTACAGACTGAGG CACACCCTGACAGGTCACAGTGGGAAGGTTCTTTCAGCTCGTTTCCTATTGGACAACGCACGCATCGTTTCTGGAAGCTACGACCGAACTCTTAAACTGTGGGACCTGCGCAGCAAAGTTT GTATGAAAACGGTGTTTGCTGGCTCCAGCTGTAACGATATTGTGTGTACAGAGCAGTGTGTGATGAGTGGACACTTTGACAAGAAGGTTCGATTCTGGGACATCAG AGCAGAGAGCATCGTCAGGGACCTGGAGCTTCAGGGCAGAGTCACATCTCTGGATCTGAACCACGACAGAACTGAGCTGCTCACCTGCTCCAGAGACGATGTCATCAAGATCATTGACCTGCGCACCAATGCCATCAGACAAACcctcag agctCAGGGCTTTAAGTGTGGAGCTGATTGGACCAGAGTCACCTTCAG tccagacGGTAGTTATGTGGCAGGAGGATCAGCTGATGGCGCGCTGTATGTGTGGAATGTCCTGACGGGGAAGGTGGACCGGACTCTGGACCGGAACCACAA
- the atg16l1 gene encoding autophagy-related protein 16-1 isoform X1, translating to MAERLVECAWKRHVSEQLKHRDRVQRHAFEEIVHHYHRLLEKSDLQTVLTERYQSDKYDVQRGHETSSGADASRNDALQQEMAQMRIKHQEELTELHKKRGELAQSVIELNNQIQLKDKEIQSNEAKLSEYQQQIDNLEGDCRELRNYLQDLERANQTLKDEYDALQITFAALEGKLRKTTEDNQELVSRWMAEKAQEANRLNAENEKEGRRRQAKLQKELADAAKEPLPIEPDDDIEVLDPGKGGEASPNRPLSRTPSKKISQPPPGGLLDSISNIFGRRRSTNSFSTSPENTETPSGVCADVRVPSTALHVFEAHEGEVNAVRFSPGSRLLATGGMDRRVKLWEVVAGRCECKGALTGSNAGITSIEFDSAGSYLLAASNDFASRIWTVDDYRLRHTLTGHSGKVLSARFLLDNARIVSGSYDRTLKLWDLRSKVCMKTVFAGSSCNDIVCTEQCVMSGHFDKKVRFWDIRAESIVRDLELQGRVTSLDLNHDRTELLTCSRDDVIKIIDLRTNAIRQTLRAQGFKCGADWTRVTFSPDGSYVAGGSADGALYVWNVLTGKVDRTLDRNHNSAINAVSWSPSGAFVASVEKGSKAILWSDM from the exons ATGGCGGAGCGGCTGGTGGAATGTGCGTGGAAGAGACACGTGTCGGAACAGCTGAAGCACAGAGACCGAGTGCAGAGACACGCCTTTGAGGAAATTGTCCACCACT ATCATAGACTACTTGAGAAGTCTGACCTCCAGACTGTCCTGACAGAGCGATACCAGAGTGACAAATATGATGTCCAGAGGGGACATGAGACCAG TTCTGGGGCGGACGCAAGTCGCAACGATGCTTTGCAGCAGGAGATGGCTCAGATGAGAATCAAACATCAGGAGGAACTAACGGAGCTACATAAGAAGCGGGGAGAG CTTGCTCAGAGTGTGATCGAACTGAACAACCAGATTCAACTGAAGGACAAAGAGATCCAGAGCAATGAAGCCAA GTTAAGTGAGTATCAGCAGCAGATCGATAACCTTGAGGGCGACTGTCGGGAACTCAGGAACTACCTGCAG GACCTGGAGCGAGCCAATCAGACGCTAAAGGACGAGTATGACGCCCTGCAGATCACTTTTGCCGCCCTGGAGGGCAAACTGAGGAAGACAACAGAGGACAACCAGGAATTGGTCTCACGCTGGATGGCCGAGAAGGCTCAGGAAGCCAACCGGCTAAACGCCGAGAACGAGAAGGAAGGCAG ACGCAGACAGGCTAAACTACAGAAGGAGCTGGCAGATGCTGCCAAGGAGCCGCTGCCCATTGAGCC GGATGACGACATTGAGGTCCTGGACCCAGGGAAGGGAGGAGAGGCATCACCCAACAGACCACTTAGCAGGACACCCAG TAAGAAAATATCTCAGCCACCCCCTGGTGGTCTCCTAGACTCCATCTCCAACATCTTTGG CAGACGTCGATCAACAAACTCATTCAGCACTTCACCCGAAAACACGGAGACACCGTCGGGAGTGTGCGCGGATGTTCGAGTCCCATCCACTGCTCTGCACGTCTTT gaagCACATGAAGGCGAGGTGAACGCAGTCAGGTTCAGCCCTGGCTCTCGTCTCCTGGCAACAGGAGGGATGGACCGCAGGGTGAAGCTGTGGGAGGTTGTTGCAG GTCGTTGTGAGTGTAAAGGAGCTTTAACTGGCAGTAACGCGGGAATCACCAGCATCGAGTTTGATAGTGCT GGTTCGTACCTGCTTGCTGCCTCAAATGATTTTGCTAGTCGCATCTGGACAGTGGACGACTACAGACTGAGG CACACCCTGACAGGTCACAGTGGGAAGGTTCTTTCAGCTCGTTTCCTATTGGACAACGCACGCATCGTTTCTGGAAGCTACGACCGAACTCTTAAACTGTGGGACCTGCGCAGCAAAGTTT GTATGAAAACGGTGTTTGCTGGCTCCAGCTGTAACGATATTGTGTGTACAGAGCAGTGTGTGATGAGTGGACACTTTGACAAGAAGGTTCGATTCTGGGACATCAG AGCAGAGAGCATCGTCAGGGACCTGGAGCTTCAGGGCAGAGTCACATCTCTGGATCTGAACCACGACAGAACTGAGCTGCTCACCTGCTCCAGAGACGATGTCATCAAGATCATTGACCTGCGCACCAATGCCATCAGACAAACcctcag agctCAGGGCTTTAAGTGTGGAGCTGATTGGACCAGAGTCACCTTCAG tccagacGGTAGTTATGTGGCAGGAGGATCAGCTGATGGCGCGCTGTATGTGTGGAATGTCCTGACGGGGAAGGTGGACCGGACTCTGGACCGGAACCACAA